A region from the Actinoplanes sp. OR16 genome encodes:
- a CDS encoding response regulator transcription factor yields the protein MRRIRILLAVPVELRAEFDRGLAGADDVEVVGAAERSMEILLTTGDLRPDVVVLLMIDDDVPGVATHLLSEYPDVRILCVSADRQRIAVCELEPRLVMLAGDPGGGLAGAVRQAMGREVPDP from the coding sequence GTGCGACGCATACGAATTCTGCTGGCTGTTCCCGTTGAGCTGCGGGCCGAGTTCGACCGCGGCCTGGCCGGAGCGGACGACGTCGAGGTCGTGGGCGCCGCTGAACGCAGCATGGAGATCCTCCTGACGACCGGTGACCTTCGTCCTGACGTGGTGGTGCTCCTGATGATCGACGACGACGTGCCGGGTGTCGCCACCCATCTGCTGTCGGAATACCCGGACGTGCGGATCCTGTGTGTCTCCGCGGACCGGCAGCGGATCGCCGTCTGTGAGCTGGAGCCGCGGCTCGTCATGCTGGCCGGCGACCCGGGCGGCGGGCTGGCGGGCGCCGTCCGGCAGGCCATGGGCAGGGAGGTGCCGGACCCGTGA
- a CDS encoding LacI family DNA-binding transcriptional regulator has product MTPRARRTPGSDRTTIQDVAAAAGVSVSAVSKVLRDAYGVSPQMRERVTAAVEELGYRPHSAARTMRGHSDTIGVALNGLTSPFMTEVATGISEALEPTRYQDIIVSAGSSPAAQQNRIEALLDRQVAGLVLVAPWIDVTWIEKTARTVPVVTIALHGSSENFDTVVDDERLGAQLMVDHLVSLGHRHIVHTSMPPAFADSAFVLSHTARRQGYEKAMLDRGLEPDIIETWYSEEGGYQAAVRALDRDTPPTAIFAGADIAAFGVLRATEDRGLRVPEDLSVVGYDNIYTSTMNRIALTTVDQSGQVTGAGAVRLLLDRIAGRAEPEEFVVSPQLKIRRTSGPPRSRNH; this is encoded by the coding sequence GTGACACCACGGGCCCGACGCACTCCAGGCAGCGACCGGACGACCATCCAGGACGTCGCGGCGGCCGCCGGCGTGTCCGTGTCGGCGGTGTCGAAGGTGCTGCGCGACGCGTACGGGGTCAGCCCGCAGATGCGCGAGCGGGTCACCGCCGCCGTCGAGGAACTCGGCTACCGGCCGCACTCCGCCGCCCGCACCATGCGCGGGCACTCCGACACCATCGGCGTCGCCCTCAACGGGCTGACCTCACCGTTCATGACGGAGGTCGCCACCGGCATCAGCGAGGCCCTGGAACCGACCCGCTATCAGGACATCATCGTCTCCGCGGGCTCCTCACCCGCCGCACAGCAGAACCGGATCGAGGCCCTGCTCGACCGGCAGGTCGCCGGCCTGGTCCTCGTCGCACCGTGGATCGACGTCACCTGGATCGAGAAGACCGCCCGGACCGTCCCGGTGGTCACCATCGCCCTGCACGGCTCGTCGGAGAACTTCGACACCGTCGTCGACGACGAGCGTCTCGGCGCCCAGCTCATGGTCGACCATCTCGTCTCCCTGGGTCACCGCCACATCGTGCACACGAGCATGCCCCCCGCCTTTGCCGACAGCGCCTTCGTGCTGTCCCACACCGCCAGGAGGCAGGGCTACGAGAAGGCCATGCTCGACCGCGGCCTGGAACCGGACATCATCGAGACCTGGTACTCCGAAGAGGGCGGCTACCAGGCGGCGGTGCGGGCCCTGGACCGCGACACACCGCCGACGGCCATCTTCGCCGGCGCCGACATCGCCGCGTTCGGTGTCCTGCGCGCCACCGAGGACCGCGGCCTGCGCGTGCCGGAAGACCTGTCGGTCGTCGGCTACGACAACATCTACACCTCGACGATGAACCGCATCGCGCTCACCACGGTCGACCAGTCCGGCCAGGTCACCGGCGCCGGGGCGGTTCGCCTGCTGCTCGACCGCATCGCGGGCCGCGCCGAGCCCGAAGAGTTCGTCGTGTCTCCCCAGCTCAAAATCCGCCGTACCAGCGGGCCCCCGCGCTCCCGCAACCACTGA